A DNA window from Anastrepha ludens isolate Willacy chromosome 6, idAnaLude1.1, whole genome shotgun sequence contains the following coding sequences:
- the LOC128865791 gene encoding WD repeat-containing protein 47 isoform X1, which yields MVQLPHSFSNLDLTWIESKRPRFLPVTTLTDVQAVRCAEFHPNGKLYVVGSNSKTFRICKYPQLSELKKFQEVQQPTVLFKRTKHHKGSIYCTAWSADGVLIATGSNDKTVKLMHFNNDETQLEGREIDLTMHDGTVRDLCFLEDSINKSRLLISGGAGNCKIYVTDCATATPYQALSGHSGHILSLYNWGGVMFVSGSQDKTVRFWDLRTNECVNTVAPITLQGSTFGSPVASVCVDPSGRLLVSGHEDSACVLFDIRGNRPIQCFQPHTADIRSIRFSPSAYYLLTCGYDNNIVLTDLQGDLTLPLPSVLVAQHSDKAISARWHPTDFSFLSTSADKTSTLWALPPF from the exons ATGGTTCAACTACCACACAGTTTCTCCAATCTAGATTTGACATGG atcGAATCAAAACGACCGAGATTTTTACCTGTCACCACATTAACAGATGTCCAGGCTGTTCGCTGCGCCGAATTTCATCCGAATGGAAAACTATATGTTGTCGGATCAAATTCGAAAACATTTCGAATTTGCAAATATCCGCAGTTATCTGAACTAAA AAAGTTTCAGGAGGTGCAACAGCCCACTGTTTTATTTAAACGCACAAAACATCATAAAGGCTCAATTTATTGCACAGCATGGTCGGCGGATGGTGTATTAATAGCAACGGGCTCCAATGATAAGACCGTTAAGCTAAtgcatttcaataatgatgaaaCACAATTGGAAGGACGCGAGATAGACTTAACTATGCACGACGGCACAGTTAGGGATCTATGCTTCTTGGAAGATTCCATAAACAAATCTCGGCTGCTGATAAGTGGGGGAGCTggcaattgtaaaatttatgttaCCGATTGTGCAACCGCAACACCCTATCAGGCGCTCAGTGGTCACAGTGGGCACATTCTTTCCTTATACAATTGGGGTGGTGTTATGTTTGTATCAGGATCACAG gacaaaacagttcgtttttgggATTTGCGAACCAACGAATGTGTAAACACTGTGGCTCCAATAACACTTCAAGGGTCCACGTTTGGCTCACCGGTAGCATCAGTATGTGTTGATCCTTCTGGGCGATTATTGGTCTCTGGGCATGAGGATAGTGCCTGTGTGCTTTTTGACATACGTGGAAATAGACCAATACAATGTTTTCAACCACATACGGCAGACATAAG ATCGATACGTTTCTCCCCTTCGGCGTACTATTTACTTACATGTGGATATGACAATAATATTGTGCTTACCGACTTGCAAGGCGATTTAACCCTACCCCTCCCATCTGTGTTAGTCGCGCAACACAGCGACAAAGCTATATCAGCACGTTGGCATCCGACTGATTTCTCCTTTCTTTCCACATCGGCTGATAAAACATCGACATTATGGGCATTGCCCCCGTTTTGA
- the LOC128865791 gene encoding WD repeat-containing protein 47 isoform X2 has translation MISGKTKTTNEIESKRPRFLPVTTLTDVQAVRCAEFHPNGKLYVVGSNSKTFRICKYPQLSELKKFQEVQQPTVLFKRTKHHKGSIYCTAWSADGVLIATGSNDKTVKLMHFNNDETQLEGREIDLTMHDGTVRDLCFLEDSINKSRLLISGGAGNCKIYVTDCATATPYQALSGHSGHILSLYNWGGVMFVSGSQDKTVRFWDLRTNECVNTVAPITLQGSTFGSPVASVCVDPSGRLLVSGHEDSACVLFDIRGNRPIQCFQPHTADIRSIRFSPSAYYLLTCGYDNNIVLTDLQGDLTLPLPSVLVAQHSDKAISARWHPTDFSFLSTSADKTSTLWALPPF, from the exons aTGATTTcgggaaaaacaaaaacaacaaacgag atcGAATCAAAACGACCGAGATTTTTACCTGTCACCACATTAACAGATGTCCAGGCTGTTCGCTGCGCCGAATTTCATCCGAATGGAAAACTATATGTTGTCGGATCAAATTCGAAAACATTTCGAATTTGCAAATATCCGCAGTTATCTGAACTAAA AAAGTTTCAGGAGGTGCAACAGCCCACTGTTTTATTTAAACGCACAAAACATCATAAAGGCTCAATTTATTGCACAGCATGGTCGGCGGATGGTGTATTAATAGCAACGGGCTCCAATGATAAGACCGTTAAGCTAAtgcatttcaataatgatgaaaCACAATTGGAAGGACGCGAGATAGACTTAACTATGCACGACGGCACAGTTAGGGATCTATGCTTCTTGGAAGATTCCATAAACAAATCTCGGCTGCTGATAAGTGGGGGAGCTggcaattgtaaaatttatgttaCCGATTGTGCAACCGCAACACCCTATCAGGCGCTCAGTGGTCACAGTGGGCACATTCTTTCCTTATACAATTGGGGTGGTGTTATGTTTGTATCAGGATCACAG gacaaaacagttcgtttttgggATTTGCGAACCAACGAATGTGTAAACACTGTGGCTCCAATAACACTTCAAGGGTCCACGTTTGGCTCACCGGTAGCATCAGTATGTGTTGATCCTTCTGGGCGATTATTGGTCTCTGGGCATGAGGATAGTGCCTGTGTGCTTTTTGACATACGTGGAAATAGACCAATACAATGTTTTCAACCACATACGGCAGACATAAG ATCGATACGTTTCTCCCCTTCGGCGTACTATTTACTTACATGTGGATATGACAATAATATTGTGCTTACCGACTTGCAAGGCGATTTAACCCTACCCCTCCCATCTGTGTTAGTCGCGCAACACAGCGACAAAGCTATATCAGCACGTTGGCATCCGACTGATTTCTCCTTTCTTTCCACATCGGCTGATAAAACATCGACATTATGGGCATTGCCCCCGTTTTGA
- the LOC128865797 gene encoding uncharacterized protein LOC128865797, protein MFRLRIAHTQFKFGFQIYRNYLSNEYKSALSYFDTHSPHVNNVRSKGLAAQGIIQIDIVDGIAHDENRNNEFSESLLKLRSEPQKSATFEATNYAIFRNFIDHENIDELLPLLKNRLESGLFIDDFLGCYLLNHFLQKQNYLAAAEIGLEFFKQETLENKLVVGLILKSFLEYLKQNIEQINAPVATETKKPTKKSDEIKVRVKFIRNTEDNTTFAGEIGRAICRIAELNSNDVTANFKLLGTLLVNKKDLALSLLDGKNINFCKDTLQYSQTLLKNMGEVDEKITNAINSSLEQTADSPTLDVLLSAFLEAARKEEVKLIEQQKKKYTFWKEQDVVEREKNVNTEPPSQRKERIEQILADVAQKKQKLWYFENEELVDLEIFKKNKTYPKKWFGKKKKPRVVDENYVPPEINRKSV, encoded by the exons ATGTTTAGGTTAAGAATAGCTCACACGCAATTTAAGTTCGGTTTtcaaatttatagaaattatttatCAAATGAATACAAAAGTGCTTTAAGTTATTTCGATACACATTCTCCGCACGTCAACAATGTTCGATCCAAAGGGCTAGCTGCGCAAGGCATCATACAGATTGACATAGTCGATGGCATTGCCCACGATGAAAATAGAAACAACGAATTCAGTGAATCATTATTAAAGTTGCGTTCAGAGCCACAAAAATCAGCTACATTTGAGGCCACTAATTATGCTATATTCAGGAATTTTATTGATCATGAAAACATAGATGAGTTACTACCTCTCTTGAAGAACCGCCTGGAAAGTGGGCTATTCATAGACGACTTCCTCGGTTGCTATCTTCTAAACCATTTTCTACAAAAACAGAATTATTTGGCTGCTGCGGAAATTGgtttggaatttttcaaacaggAAACTTTGGAAAATAAACTAGTTGTGGGGTtaattttgaaatcatttttggaatatttgaaGCAAAACATTGAGCAAATCAATGCACCAGTGgctacagaaacaaaaaaaccaacaaaaaagtcGGATGAG atTAAAGTACGTGTAAAATTTATTCGAAATACCGAGGACAATACAACTTTTGCTGGTGAGATTGGAAGAGCTATCTGTAGAATAGCAGAATTGAACTCGAATGATGTTACTGCAAACTTCAAATTATTAGGAACTttattagttaataaaaaagatttggCTCTTTCACTTCTGGATGGTAAGAATATCAACTTTTGTAAGGACACATTACAATACAGCCAAACCTTGTTAAAAAACATGGGTGAAGTTGATGAGAAGATAACAAACGCAATAAATTCGAGTTTGGAACAAACGGCAGATTCACCCACGTTAGATGTCCTACTGTCAGCCTTTTTAGAAGCGGCTAGAAAGGAAGAAGTCAAACTaattgaacaacaaaaaaagaagtatACGTTCTGGAAAGAGCAAGATGTTGTAGAAAGGGAAAAGAATGTAAATACTGAGCCTCCTAGTCAACGTAAAGAACGTATTGAGCAAATATTAGCCGACGTGGCCCAGAAGAAGCAAAAGCTTTGGTATTTTGAAAACGAAGAACTAGTCGATCttgaaatattcaaaaagaataaaacttATCCcaagaaatggttcggaaagaagaaaaaacctAGAGTGGTTGATGAAAATTACGTTCCTCCTGAAATAAACAGGAAAAGTGTATAA
- the LOC128865795 gene encoding tubulin beta-1 chain has protein sequence MREIVHIQAGQCGNQIGAKFWEIISDEHGIDATGAYHGDSDLQLERINVYYNEASGGKYVPRAVLVDLEPGTMDSVRSGPFGQIFRPDNFVFGQSGAGNNWAKGHYTEGAELVDSVLDVVRKEAESCDCLQGFQLTHSLGGGTGSGMGTLLISKIREEYPDRIMNTYSVVPSPKVSDTVVEPYNATLSVHQLVENTDETYCIDNEALYDICFRTLKLTTPTYGDLNHLVSLTMSGVTTCLRFPGQLNADLRKLAVNMVPFPRLHFFMPGFAPLTSRGSQQYRALTVPELTQQMFDAKNMMAACDPRHGRYLTVAAIFRGRMSMKEVDEQMLNIQNKNCSYFVEWIPNNVKTAVCDIPPRGLKMSATFIGNSTAIQELFKRISEQFTAMFRRKAFLHWYTGEGMDEMEFTEAESNMNDLVSEYQQYQEATADEDAEFEEEQEAEVDEN, from the exons ATGAGAGAAATCGTTCACATTCAAGCTGGTCAGTGCGGTAACCAGATTGGAGCTAAG TTCTGGGAAATCATCTCGGACGAACATGGAATTGATGCGACTGGTGCCTATCACGGTGATAGTGATCTGCAATTAGAACGCATCAATGTGTATTATAATGAGGCGTCCGGTGGAAAATATGTACCACGCGCAGTTCTTGTCGATCTGGAACCTGGTACTATGGATTCAGTGCGTTCGGGACCCTTTGGACAAATTTTCCGTCCAGATAACTTTGTCTTCGGACAATCTGGTGCCGGAAACAACTGGGCGAAGGGCCATTACACAGAAGGTGCTGAGTTGGTCGACTCCGTGCTTGATGTCGTCCGCAAAGAGGCTGAATCCTGCGATTGCCTTCAAGGATTCCAACTGACACATTCCTTGGGTGGTGGCACCGGTTCCGGTATGGGAACTTTACTCATCTCAAAAATCCGTGAAGAATACCCCGACAGAATAATGAATACATACTCAGTCGTACCCTCACCTAAAGTATCAGACACAGTTGTGGAACCCTACAATGCTACCCTTTCCGTGCATCAATTGGTGGAAAACACAGACGAAACCTACTGTATTGATAATGAAGCTTTGTACGATATTTGCTTCCGCACTCTGAAATTGACCACCCCAACATATGGCGATTTGAACCATTTAGTCTCATTGACAATGTCTGGTGTAACAACTTGTCTCCGATTCCCTGGTCAATTGAACGCTGACTTACGCAAACTAGCAGTGAATATGGTTCCTTTCCCTCGATTGCATTTCTTCATGCCTGGCTTTGCTCCACTAACATCACGAGGATCTCAACAATACCGTGCTCTCACCGTGCCAGAACTTACACAACAGATGTTCGATGCCAAGAACATGATGGCTGCCTGCGATCCCCGGCACGGTCGTTATCTCACGGTTGCTGCCATCTTCCGTGGACGTATGTCAATGAAGGAAGTTGATGAGCAAATGCTGAATATCCAAAATAAGAACTGCTCATACTTTGTCGAATGGATTCCAAATAACGTGAAGACTGCTGTTTGCGATATTCCACCAAGAGGTCTAAAAATGTCTGCCACATTTATTGGAAATTCGACAGCTATTCAGGAATTGTTCAAGCGTATCTCGGAGCAGTTCACTGCTATGTTCCGTAGGAAAGCTTTCTTGCATTGGTACACAGGCGAGGGCATGGACGAAATGGAGTTCACTGAGGCGGAAAGCAACATGAACGATTTGGTCTCAGAATACCAACAGTATCAAGAAGCAACTGCTGATGAAGATGCCGAATTCGAAGAAGAGCAAGAAGCTGAAGtagatgaaaattaa